The following proteins are co-located in the Pseudomonas fluorescens genome:
- the spoT gene encoding bifunctional GTP diphosphokinase/guanosine-3',5'-bis pyrophosphate 3'-pyrophosphohydrolase yields MPSIDALADRLSAYLGPDQVNLVRRAYFYAEQAHDGQRRRSGEAYVTHPLAVANILADMHMDHQSLMAAMLHDVIEDTGIAKEALSAQFGETVAELVDGVSKLTQMNFETKAEAQAENFQKMAMAMARDIRVILVKLADRLHNMRTLEVLSGEKRRRIAKETLEIYAPIANRLGMHAIRIEFEDLGFKAMHPMRSARIYQAVKRARGNRKEIVNKIEESLSHCLAIDEIEGEVSGRQKHIYGIYKKMRGKRRAFNEIMDVYAFRIIVDKVDTCYRVLGAVHNLYKPLPGRFKDYIAIPKANGYQSLHTTLFGMHGVPIEIQIRTREMEEMANNGIAAHWLYKSSGDEQPKGTHARARQWVKGVLEMQQRAGNSLEFIESVKIDLFPDEVYVFTPKGRIMELPKGSTAVDFAYAVHTDVGNSCIACRINRRLAPLSEPLQSGSTVEIVSAPGARPNPAWLNFVVTGKARTHIRHALKLQRRSESISLGERLLNKVLNGFDSALEKIPAERVQAMLHEYRQETIEDLLEDIGLGNRMAYVVARRLLGEGEQLPSPEGPLAIRGTEGLVLSYAKCCTPIPGDPIVGHLSAGKGMVVHLDNCRNISEIRHNPEKCIQLSWAKDVTGEFNVELRVELEHQRGLIALLASSVNAADGNIEKISMDERDGRISVVQLVVSVHDRVHLARVIKKLRALTGVIRITRMRA; encoded by the coding sequence TTGCCGAGCATAGACGCCCTCGCCGATCGCTTATCGGCCTACCTCGGCCCAGACCAGGTCAACCTGGTCCGCCGAGCGTATTTCTACGCCGAACAAGCCCACGACGGCCAACGCCGCCGCAGTGGTGAAGCGTATGTCACGCATCCTCTTGCCGTGGCAAATATTCTCGCCGACATGCACATGGACCATCAGAGCCTGATGGCTGCGATGCTGCATGACGTGATTGAAGACACCGGCATCGCCAAGGAAGCGCTCAGCGCGCAATTTGGCGAAACCGTGGCCGAACTGGTCGACGGGGTCAGCAAACTGACCCAGATGAACTTCGAGACCAAGGCCGAAGCCCAGGCAGAAAACTTCCAGAAGATGGCCATGGCCATGGCCCGCGACATTCGGGTCATTCTGGTCAAGCTGGCGGACCGGCTGCACAACATGCGCACGCTGGAAGTGCTGTCCGGCGAAAAACGCCGGCGCATCGCCAAGGAAACCCTGGAAATCTACGCGCCCATCGCCAACCGGCTGGGCATGCATGCCATTCGTATCGAATTCGAAGACCTCGGCTTCAAGGCCATGCACCCGATGCGCTCGGCGCGCATCTACCAGGCGGTAAAGCGCGCCCGTGGCAACCGCAAGGAAATCGTCAACAAGATCGAAGAGTCGCTGAGCCACTGCCTGGCGATCGACGAGATTGAAGGCGAGGTCAGCGGCCGGCAGAAACACATCTACGGCATCTACAAGAAGATGCGCGGCAAGCGCCGGGCCTTCAACGAGATCATGGACGTGTATGCGTTCCGGATCATCGTCGACAAGGTCGATACCTGCTACCGCGTGCTGGGCGCTGTACATAATTTGTACAAACCTCTGCCAGGCCGCTTCAAGGACTACATCGCCATTCCCAAGGCCAACGGCTATCAGTCGCTGCATACCACGTTGTTCGGTATGCATGGGGTGCCGATCGAGATCCAGATCCGCACGCGGGAAATGGAAGAAATGGCCAACAACGGCATCGCCGCCCATTGGCTGTACAAATCCAGCGGCGACGAGCAACCCAAAGGCACCCATGCCCGCGCCCGCCAGTGGGTCAAAGGCGTGCTGGAAATGCAGCAACGTGCCGGCAACTCCCTGGAATTTATCGAAAGCGTGAAGATCGACCTGTTCCCGGACGAGGTCTACGTATTCACGCCCAAAGGCCGGATCATGGAGCTGCCCAAAGGCTCCACGGCGGTCGACTTTGCCTACGCGGTGCACACCGATGTCGGCAACAGCTGCATTGCCTGCCGGATCAACCGTCGTCTCGCACCGCTGTCCGAACCGCTGCAAAGCGGCTCCACGGTCGAGATCGTCAGTGCACCCGGCGCGCGCCCGAATCCGGCCTGGCTTAACTTCGTGGTCACGGGTAAAGCGCGGACACACATCCGCCACGCGCTCAAACTGCAACGCCGCTCCGAATCCATCAGCCTGGGCGAACGCCTGCTGAACAAGGTGCTCAACGGTTTCGACAGCGCCCTCGAAAAAATCCCGGCCGAACGCGTGCAAGCAATGCTCCACGAGTACCGCCAGGAAACCATCGAAGACCTGCTGGAAGATATCGGCCTGGGCAACCGCATGGCCTATGTGGTCGCCCGCCGCCTGCTCGGCGAAGGCGAACAACTGCCAAGCCCCGAAGGCCCGCTGGCCATTCGCGGCACCGAAGGCCTGGTGCTCAGCTACGCCAAGTGCTGTACGCCGATCCCGGGCGACCCGATTGTCGGCCACTTGTCTGCGGGCAAAGGCATGGTGGTGCACCTGGACAACTGCCGCAATATCAGCGAGATCCGTCACAACCCCGAAAAATGCATCCAGCTTTCGTGGGCGAAGGATGTCACCGGTGAATTCAACGTCGAGCTGCGGGTTGAGCTGGAGCACCAGCGCGGCCTGATCGCCCTGCTGGCCAGCAGCGTCAACGCGGCCGACGGCAATATCGAGAAAATCAGCATGGATGAGCGCGATGGCCGCATCAGCGTGGTCCAGCTGGTGGTCAGCGTGCACGACCGCGTGCACCTGGCCCGTGTGATCAAGAAACTGCGCGCCCTGACGGGAGTGATCCGCATCACCCGCATGCGTGCATAG
- a CDS encoding YicC/YloC family endoribonuclease: MVHSMTAFARVEKAGVQGTLSWELRSVNSRYLEPHLRLPESFRDLEGAVREALRQGISRGKLECTLRFTEETTGKPLQVDRDRAAQLVAAAETIAGLIKQPAALNPLEVLAWPGVLVADATDPQALNAEALALFTQGLKELKAGREREGAELARLINERLTSIEADVVTLRELVPQMLATQRQKVLDRFTDMKADLDPVRLEQEMVLLAQKSDVAEELDRLSTHILEVRRVLKSAGAAGRRLDFLMQELNREANTLGSKAFDPRSTTAAVNLKVLIEQMREQVQNIE, translated from the coding sequence ATGGTGCACAGCATGACCGCCTTCGCCCGCGTCGAAAAAGCCGGCGTCCAAGGCACCCTGAGCTGGGAACTGCGCTCGGTCAACAGCCGTTACCTGGAGCCGCACCTGCGTCTGCCGGAATCCTTCCGTGACCTCGAAGGCGCCGTGCGTGAAGCACTGCGCCAGGGCATCTCCCGTGGCAAGCTCGAATGCACCCTGCGCTTTACCGAGGAAACCACCGGTAAGCCACTGCAAGTCGACCGCGACCGCGCCGCGCAACTGGTTGCCGCCGCCGAAACCATCGCCGGCCTGATCAAGCAGCCCGCCGCGCTCAACCCTTTGGAAGTGCTGGCCTGGCCCGGCGTACTCGTGGCCGACGCCACCGACCCGCAAGCCCTCAACGCCGAAGCGCTCGCCTTGTTTACACAGGGTTTGAAGGAGCTCAAGGCCGGCCGCGAGCGCGAAGGCGCCGAACTGGCCCGCCTGATCAACGAGCGCCTGACCTCGATCGAAGCCGACGTAGTCACCCTGCGCGAGCTGGTGCCGCAGATGCTCGCCACCCAACGCCAGAAAGTCCTCGACCGCTTCACCGACATGAAGGCCGACCTCGACCCCGTGCGCCTGGAGCAGGAAATGGTGCTGCTGGCACAGAAGAGTGACGTGGCCGAAGAGCTCGACCGCCTGAGCACCCATATCCTCGAAGTGCGCCGCGTGCTCAAGTCCGCCGGTGCCGCCGGTCGGCGCCTGGACTTCCTGATGCAGGAACTCAACCGCGAAGCCAATACACTGGGCTCCAAGGCGTTTGATCCGCGCAGCACCACGGCTGCGGTCAACCTCAAGGTGTTGATCGAGCAGATGCGCGAACAAGTACAGAATATTGAGTAA
- the gmk gene encoding guanylate kinase, with protein sequence MTHSTGTLYIISAPSGAGKSSLVKALTDADEQIRISVSHTTRAMRPGEVDGVHYHFVERTEFVKMIEHGDFLERAEVFGNLYGTSQSHLQQTLDEGHDLILEIDWQGAEQVRQLMPKARSIFILPPSLEALHQRLTNRGQDSDEIIEGRMREAVSEMSHYVDYDYLIINDDFAHALDDLKAIFRTNQLQQKRQQQRFGKLLAELLG encoded by the coding sequence ATGACCCACAGCACCGGCACCCTTTACATCATTTCCGCCCCTTCGGGCGCGGGCAAGAGCAGCCTGGTCAAGGCCCTGACCGACGCTGACGAGCAAATCCGCATCTCGGTCTCGCACACCACCCGCGCCATGCGCCCGGGTGAAGTGGACGGCGTGCACTATCACTTCGTCGAGCGCACCGAGTTCGTGAAGATGATCGAACACGGCGACTTCCTTGAGCGTGCCGAAGTCTTCGGCAACCTCTACGGCACTTCGCAAAGCCATTTGCAGCAGACCCTGGACGAAGGCCACGACCTGATCCTGGAAATCGACTGGCAGGGCGCTGAGCAAGTGCGTCAGTTGATGCCCAAGGCGCGCTCGATCTTCATCCTGCCACCTTCGCTCGAAGCCTTGCACCAGCGCTTGACCAACCGTGGCCAGGACAGCGACGAGATCATCGAAGGCCGCATGCGTGAAGCCGTCAGCGAAATGAGCCACTACGTCGACTATGACTACCTGATCATCAACGACGATTTTGCGCATGCCCTGGACGATTTGAAGGCGATTTTCCGTACCAATCAGCTCCAGCAGAAGCGCCAACAACAGCGTTTCGGTAAATTACTGGCCGAACTGCTGGGTTGA
- a CDS encoding RidA family protein gives MTKTVITSDKAPAAIGTYSQAIKAGNTVYMSGQIPLDPKTMELVEGFEAQTVQVFENLKSVAEAAGGSFKDIVKLNIFLTDLSHFAKVNEIMGKYFEQPYPARAAIGVAALPKGAQVEMDAILVIE, from the coding sequence ATGACCAAGACTGTTATCACCAGCGACAAGGCCCCGGCCGCCATCGGTACTTACTCCCAGGCGATCAAGGCGGGCAACACCGTCTACATGTCCGGCCAGATCCCACTGGACCCAAAGACCATGGAACTGGTTGAAGGCTTCGAAGCACAAACCGTACAAGTCTTCGAAAACCTCAAGTCCGTGGCCGAAGCCGCTGGCGGTTCGTTCAAGGACATCGTCAAGCTGAACATCTTCCTCACCGACCTGAGCCACTTCGCCAAGGTCAACGAGATCATGGGCAAGTACTTCGAACAGCCGTACCCAGCCCGCGCCGCCATCGGCGTTGCTGCCTTGCCTAAAGGCGCACAGGTTGAGATGGACGCGATTCTGGTCATCGAGTAA
- the rph gene encoding ribonuclease PH → MKRPSGRAADQLRSIRITRNYTKHAEGSVLVEFGDTKVICTVSVENGVPRFLKGQGQGWLTAEYGMLPRATGERNQREASRGKQGGRTLEIQRLIGRSLRAALDMSKLGDVTLYVDCDVIQADGGTRTASITGAMVALVDALKVIKKRGGLKGGDPLKQMIAAVSVGMYQGEPVLDLDYLEDSAAETDLNVVMTSTGGFIEVQGTAEGAPFQPADLNAMLALAQKGMTEIFELQNAALAD, encoded by the coding sequence ATGAAACGTCCAAGTGGTCGCGCTGCCGATCAGCTCCGCTCGATCCGCATCACCCGCAACTACACCAAACACGCCGAGGGATCTGTACTGGTCGAGTTTGGCGATACCAAGGTGATCTGCACCGTCAGCGTCGAAAACGGCGTGCCGCGTTTCCTCAAGGGCCAGGGCCAGGGTTGGTTGACCGCCGAATACGGCATGCTGCCGCGCGCCACCGGCGAGCGTAACCAGCGTGAAGCCAGCCGTGGCAAGCAAGGCGGCCGTACCCTGGAAATCCAGCGTCTGATCGGCCGCTCCCTGCGTGCAGCCCTGGACATGTCCAAGCTGGGCGACGTTACCCTGTACGTCGATTGCGACGTGATCCAGGCTGATGGCGGCACGCGCACCGCTTCCATCACCGGCGCTATGGTGGCCCTGGTCGATGCACTCAAAGTGATCAAGAAACGCGGCGGCCTGAAAGGCGGCGACCCGCTCAAGCAAATGATTGCTGCGGTGTCGGTCGGCATGTACCAGGGCGAGCCCGTGCTGGACCTGGACTACCTGGAAGACTCGGCTGCCGAGACCGACCTGAACGTAGTGATGACCAGCACCGGTGGTTTCATCGAAGTGCAGGGCACCGCCGAAGGCGCGCCATTCCAGCCGGCCGACCTGAACGCCATGCTGGCCTTGGCCCAGAAAGGCATGACCGAAATTTTCGAGCTGCAGAACGCCGCACTGGCTGACTGA
- the rpoZ gene encoding DNA-directed RNA polymerase subunit omega yields MARVTVEDCLEHVDNRFELVMLSTKRARQLATGGKEPLVQWENDKPTVVALREIAEGLMSYEFIANAEIVEDEPLFAAFEDESNEAV; encoded by the coding sequence ATGGCCCGCGTAACCGTTGAAGACTGCCTAGAACACGTGGATAACCGCTTTGAGCTGGTCATGCTCTCTACCAAGCGTGCCCGTCAATTGGCCACTGGCGGCAAAGAGCCACTGGTCCAGTGGGAAAACGACAAGCCTACCGTTGTAGCCCTGCGTGAAATCGCTGAAGGCCTGATGAGCTACGAGTTCATCGCTAACGCCGAAATCGTTGAAGACGAACCGCTGTTTGCAGCGTTCGAGGACGAGTCCAACGAGGCCGTCTAA